In a genomic window of Curtobacterium sp. MCBD17_035:
- a CDS encoding APC family permease, whose translation MATTTTTTTPPDTGLKRNVGFIGLIWASTGSIIGSGWLFGSQHALEAAGPSAIISWAIGGVAILVLALVHAELGGMFPIAGGTARFPHIAFGGVAGASFGWFSWLQAATVAPIEVEAMINYAQHWKWAQTFVTPSTGVLTGSGIAVAIFLMLILTVINLFSVKILANTNSAATWWKVGIPVLVIIVLGFSGFHGSNFTAADGFAPEGAKGILAAVSTSGIIFSLLGFEQADQLAGESSNPKRDIPRAVIGSVVIGLVIYLLLQIFFLGALNPSEIGHTWLSGAYTKFTGPFADIAMGAGITWLAVIIYIDAVISPGGTGLIYVTASSRVSYGLSKNGYFPRAFEWITKGAVPWFGLIFAFVIGVVCFLPFPSWQSLVGLITSASVLMYGGAPLALGAFRKRIPDAERPYRLPAASVLAPLSFIVANLIILWTGWSTDWKLGIAVALGFVIIILNRVLGGNRAVQPRWDWRAAQWLFPYLIGMGLIVFLSDFGPLKHPWFPLWWDIAVTAVFSIVIYYWAVNSASSREEILRTAEDVRETEETSVVDAVPTH comes from the coding sequence TTGGCTACGACCACCACCACGACGACGCCGCCGGACACCGGACTCAAGCGCAACGTCGGCTTCATCGGGCTCATCTGGGCCTCGACCGGATCGATCATCGGTTCCGGGTGGCTCTTCGGTTCCCAGCATGCCCTCGAGGCAGCTGGTCCCTCGGCGATCATCTCGTGGGCGATCGGCGGTGTCGCGATCCTCGTGCTCGCACTCGTCCACGCCGAGCTCGGCGGCATGTTCCCGATCGCCGGAGGCACGGCTCGCTTCCCGCACATCGCGTTCGGTGGCGTCGCCGGCGCGTCGTTCGGTTGGTTCTCGTGGCTGCAGGCCGCGACGGTCGCCCCGATCGAGGTCGAGGCGATGATCAACTACGCGCAGCACTGGAAGTGGGCGCAGACCTTCGTCACGCCATCGACGGGCGTCCTCACGGGCTCGGGCATCGCCGTCGCGATCTTCCTCATGCTGATCCTCACCGTGATCAACCTGTTCAGCGTCAAGATCCTCGCGAACACGAACTCCGCGGCGACCTGGTGGAAGGTCGGCATCCCCGTCCTCGTCATCATCGTGCTCGGGTTCTCCGGGTTCCACGGCAGCAACTTCACGGCCGCCGACGGGTTCGCTCCCGAGGGTGCGAAGGGCATCCTCGCCGCGGTCTCGACCTCGGGCATCATCTTCTCGTTGCTCGGGTTCGAGCAGGCCGACCAGCTCGCGGGTGAGTCGAGCAACCCGAAGCGTGACATCCCGCGCGCGGTCATCGGCTCGGTCGTCATCGGCCTCGTGATCTACCTGCTGCTCCAGATCTTCTTCCTCGGTGCGCTCAACCCGTCCGAGATCGGCCACACCTGGCTGTCCGGTGCCTACACGAAGTTCACCGGCCCGTTCGCGGACATCGCCATGGGCGCCGGGATCACCTGGCTCGCGGTCATCATCTACATCGACGCGGTCATCTCGCCCGGTGGCACCGGCCTCATCTACGTCACGGCGTCGTCGCGTGTCTCGTACGGCCTCAGCAAGAACGGGTACTTCCCGCGGGCGTTCGAGTGGATCACGAAGGGCGCGGTGCCATGGTTCGGCCTCATCTTCGCCTTCGTCATCGGCGTCGTGTGCTTCCTGCCGTTCCCGTCCTGGCAGTCGCTCGTCGGCCTCATCACGAGCGCCTCGGTCCTCATGTACGGCGGTGCCCCGCTCGCGCTCGGTGCGTTCCGCAAGCGGATCCCGGACGCCGAGCGCCCCTACCGGCTGCCGGCCGCCAGCGTCCTCGCACCCCTGTCGTTCATCGTCGCGAACCTCATCATCCTGTGGACGGGCTGGTCCACGGACTGGAAGCTCGGGATCGCGGTGGCGCTCGGCTTCGTCATCATCATCCTGAACCGGGTGCTCGGTGGGAACCGTGCGGTCCAGCCGCGCTGGGACTGGCGGGCCGCGCAGTGGCTGTTCCCGTACCTCATCGGCATGGGTCTCATCGTGTTCCTCAGCGACTTCGGTCCGCTGAAGCACCCGTGGTTCCCGCTCTGGTGGGACATCGCGGTCACCGCGGTGTTCTCGATCGTGATCTACTACTGGGCCGTGAACAGCGCCTCGAGCCGTGAGGAGATCCTCCGCACCGCCGAGGACGTCCGCGAGACCGAGGAGACCAGCGTCGTCGACGCCGTGCCCACCCATTGA
- a CDS encoding MFS transporter produces the protein MTTTSRSDAGDQDTERDRQRWHAFAVCIAVAGITIIDLSTVNVALPSIQRSLGASNSELQLIVAGYALAFGLALVPAGRLGDLRSRRLMFVVGLIAFTTASLLCAIAPSIQVLVVTRILQGFAAGTQMPQVIGLVQQLFRGEERGRAFGIFGAMVGISTALGPTIGGALIALGGEQTGWRYIFWLNVPYGLAALYFAVRLLPRKRQDPSRDRELDLVGIVLLGVAVVTLMLPFVLTSGTGDSPLRWLALVGTAVSGALFVWWERHYAHTGRSPVVHFDLFRLSSYRNGLLIAAVYFAALPATFLMVTLYLQEGLHLEPLFAGMVSIPFAATAAAGAWFGGRLVNRIGRALVVWGLCAVVVGFVALLVAATTTPASVTPWAMAGAFLIGGAGGGLVVSPNQTLTLAQVPVEHSGVAGSMQQLGQRVGTAIGTAVATSVFYGIVRSEDRKAGDLTAYHDAFRAGTAFTVGLVVLVLALAIVDLVSRKKRGEETPVPQEA, from the coding sequence GTGACGACGACCTCCCGATCCGACGCCGGCGACCAGGACACCGAGCGCGACCGGCAGCGGTGGCACGCGTTCGCGGTGTGCATCGCGGTCGCCGGGATCACGATCATCGACCTGTCGACGGTGAACGTCGCGCTGCCGTCGATCCAGCGGTCGCTCGGCGCGTCGAACTCGGAGCTGCAGCTCATCGTCGCCGGCTACGCACTGGCGTTCGGCCTGGCGCTCGTCCCGGCCGGGCGCCTCGGTGACCTCCGGAGCCGCCGGCTCATGTTCGTGGTCGGCCTGATCGCGTTCACGACCGCCAGCCTGTTGTGCGCGATCGCGCCGTCCATCCAGGTGCTCGTCGTCACGCGGATCCTGCAGGGCTTCGCCGCGGGGACGCAGATGCCCCAGGTGATCGGCCTGGTGCAGCAGCTGTTCCGTGGGGAGGAGCGCGGGCGCGCGTTCGGCATCTTCGGGGCGATGGTGGGCATCTCCACCGCGCTCGGTCCGACGATCGGCGGCGCGCTCATCGCCCTCGGCGGCGAACAGACCGGATGGCGCTACATCTTCTGGCTCAACGTCCCGTACGGCCTCGCGGCCCTGTACTTCGCGGTCCGCCTGCTGCCCCGGAAGCGCCAGGACCCGTCACGCGACCGCGAGCTCGACCTCGTCGGGATCGTCCTGCTCGGCGTCGCGGTCGTCACGCTCATGCTGCCGTTCGTGCTCACCTCGGGCACGGGCGACTCGCCCCTGCGGTGGCTCGCACTCGTCGGCACCGCGGTGTCCGGGGCCCTGTTCGTCTGGTGGGAGCGGCACTACGCGCACACGGGACGGTCCCCGGTCGTGCACTTCGACCTGTTCCGGCTGTCGTCCTACCGGAACGGCCTGCTCATCGCCGCGGTGTACTTCGCGGCGCTGCCGGCGACGTTCCTCATGGTGACCCTGTACCTGCAGGAGGGCCTGCACCTCGAGCCGCTGTTCGCCGGCATGGTGAGCATCCCGTTCGCCGCCACGGCCGCCGCGGGCGCGTGGTTCGGCGGTCGCCTCGTCAACCGCATCGGCAGGGCGCTCGTCGTCTGGGGGCTCTGCGCGGTGGTCGTCGGGTTCGTGGCGCTGCTCGTCGCCGCGACCACGACCCCCGCGTCGGTCACGCCATGGGCGATGGCGGGTGCGTTCCTCATCGGTGGCGCGGGCGGTGGCCTCGTCGTGTCGCCGAACCAGACTCTGACGCTCGCGCAGGTCCCCGTCGAGCACTCCGGTGTCGCGGGGTCGATGCAGCAGCTCGGCCAGCGCGTGGGCACCGCGATCGGCACGGCCGTCGCCACGAGCGTCTTCTACGGGATCGTGCGGAGCGAGGACCGGAAGGCGGGGGACCTCACGGCGTACCACGACGCGTTCCGCGCAGGCACGGCGTTCACCGTCGGACTCGTCGTGCTCGTGCTCGCGCTCGCGATCGTCGACCTCGTGTCGCGGAAGAAGCGCGGCGAGGAGACGCCCGTGCCGCAGGAGGCCTGA
- a CDS encoding LLM class flavin-dependent oxidoreductase, with protein sequence MPRMQHFGWFFARGFGPQGWGRPDWDWGYDWTRPDLYQQSVRTLEQAGLDLVIAEDAISLGNPSTLDLRVRQTYGGPKHDPLLLAPYLFAATQHIGVVPTVNAGITPPYLAARQASTLAHLSGGRFGLNVVTDVGSARHVGAAPLPHDAAYDRAEEWLGVIRHLWHSWGEDAVVADTDTWHFADGERTDGSRRQGTYFDVTGPLNALPLADDPVIVSPGGSGRGLAFAGTHSDVQLALAPLDAATVRGYRSRIAEASAAAGRAPGAVRTMFVVKPEIVSSAAEADRLVDASRHPSDEDLLVVAMGQSSDLETDLTTLDLDAPLPAGLFGDHVSAGTIRGLVGDTPDAPLRALLTRKARKGRLADRTGFVGTAEEFADFAEELGDDADNDGFILSGDLHPVAVTRMLADLVPVLRRRGLLRREFGDGGLRANLADF encoded by the coding sequence ATGCCACGGATGCAGCACTTCGGGTGGTTCTTCGCCCGCGGGTTCGGCCCGCAGGGGTGGGGTCGGCCCGACTGGGACTGGGGGTACGACTGGACCCGTCCGGACCTGTACCAGCAGTCCGTCCGGACACTCGAACAGGCCGGCCTCGACCTCGTCATCGCCGAGGACGCGATCTCGCTCGGCAACCCGTCGACCCTCGACCTGCGCGTCCGGCAGACGTACGGCGGCCCGAAGCACGATCCGCTCCTGCTCGCGCCGTACCTCTTCGCAGCGACGCAACACATCGGCGTCGTGCCGACCGTCAACGCGGGCATCACCCCGCCGTACCTCGCGGCACGACAGGCGTCGACCCTGGCGCACCTGTCGGGCGGTCGGTTCGGGCTCAACGTCGTCACCGACGTCGGGAGCGCGCGGCACGTCGGCGCCGCGCCGCTGCCCCATGACGCCGCGTACGACCGCGCCGAGGAGTGGCTCGGCGTCATCCGGCACCTGTGGCACAGCTGGGGCGAGGACGCCGTCGTGGCCGACACCGACACGTGGCACTTCGCCGACGGCGAGCGCACCGACGGCTCACGGCGTCAGGGCACGTACTTCGACGTCACCGGCCCCCTCAACGCGCTCCCGCTCGCGGACGACCCGGTCATCGTCTCGCCGGGTGGCTCAGGCCGTGGGCTCGCGTTCGCGGGCACCCACTCCGACGTGCAGCTCGCCCTCGCCCCGCTCGACGCCGCCACCGTGCGTGGGTACCGGTCCCGCATCGCCGAGGCGTCCGCCGCTGCGGGCCGGGCGCCGGGTGCTGTCCGGACGATGTTCGTCGTGAAGCCGGAGATCGTGTCCTCGGCGGCCGAGGCCGACCGGCTCGTCGACGCCTCGCGGCACCCGAGCGACGAGGACCTGCTCGTCGTCGCGATGGGCCAGTCGAGCGACCTCGAGACGGACCTCACGACGCTCGACCTCGACGCACCCCTGCCCGCGGGACTGTTCGGCGACCACGTCTCCGCGGGCACGATCCGCGGTCTCGTCGGCGACACCCCGGACGCCCCGCTCCGCGCGCTCCTGACCCGCAAGGCACGGAAGGGCCGGCTCGCGGACCGCACCGGCTTCGTCGGCACGGCGGAGGAGTTCGCCGACTTCGCCGAGGAGCTCGGCGACGACGCCGACAACGACGGCTTCATCCTCTCCGGAGACCTCCACCCCGTCGCGGTCACGCGGATGCTCGCGGACCTCGTCCCGGTCCTCCGTCGCCGCGGTCTGCTCCGTCGCGAGTTCGGTGACGGCGGCCTCCGGGCCAACCTCGCCGACTTCTGA
- a CDS encoding O-acetylhomoserine aminocarboxypropyltransferase/cysteine synthase family protein, translating into MPESDTATAGFGFSTEQVHGGVVPDSAHGARITPIHMSSGFLFDDFGQARDRFAGDDAGYTYTRLGNPTNASLERRVAVLERGVEAILVGSGQAAVTVALLGLLQAGDHVVSASSIYEGTRGLLLQNLGRLGISVDFVDDARDPDAWRALIRPETRLLFGESIPNPKNDVLDIAMVATVAHEHGVPLVVDNTLATPYLVRPLEHGADIVVHSASKFLAGHGSAIGGVVVDGGRFDWAATGGRFPHLTEPDRALGGRSHVDRHGHRAFVVYARDVVAARLGPTPSPFNAFLIQQGVETLSLRMERHGANALTIARWLDAQPEVANVDHAGLESNPYHDLATRYLPRGAGSVFAFSLAGGRDAAQRFVDALGLFSRMTHLGDVRSLILHPASTTHAQRTPEERAATGIDEGLLRVSVGIEDVEDLIRDLERGLAAVRSAEGPGVGLPADGPGGPTPVAETATVDEDVRSGEFGAPHIVLEEI; encoded by the coding sequence GTGCCCGAGAGCGACACGGCGACGGCGGGGTTCGGGTTCAGCACCGAGCAGGTGCACGGCGGGGTCGTGCCCGACTCGGCGCACGGCGCGCGGATCACCCCGATCCACATGTCGTCCGGCTTCCTGTTCGACGACTTCGGGCAGGCGCGCGACCGGTTCGCCGGCGACGACGCCGGGTACACGTACACACGGCTCGGCAACCCGACGAACGCATCGCTCGAGCGCCGCGTCGCCGTCCTCGAGCGCGGGGTCGAGGCGATCCTCGTCGGCAGCGGACAGGCCGCGGTGACCGTGGCGCTCCTCGGTCTGCTGCAGGCCGGCGACCACGTCGTGTCGGCGTCGAGCATCTACGAGGGCACCCGCGGCCTCCTGCTGCAGAACCTCGGACGACTCGGGATCAGCGTGGACTTCGTGGACGACGCCCGTGACCCGGACGCCTGGCGGGCGCTGATCCGCCCCGAGACGCGGCTCCTGTTCGGCGAGTCGATCCCGAACCCGAAGAACGACGTCCTCGACATCGCGATGGTCGCCACGGTGGCGCACGAGCACGGCGTACCGCTGGTCGTCGACAACACACTCGCCACGCCGTACCTCGTCCGGCCGCTCGAGCACGGCGCGGACATCGTGGTGCACTCCGCGTCGAAGTTCCTGGCGGGACACGGCTCCGCCATCGGTGGGGTCGTCGTCGACGGCGGTCGCTTCGACTGGGCTGCCACGGGCGGCCGGTTCCCCCATCTGACCGAACCGGACCGCGCGCTCGGCGGCCGGAGCCACGTCGACCGCCACGGGCACCGGGCGTTCGTCGTGTACGCACGCGACGTCGTCGCCGCACGGCTCGGCCCCACCCCCTCGCCCTTCAACGCGTTCCTCATCCAGCAGGGCGTCGAGACGCTCTCGCTGCGCATGGAGCGCCACGGCGCGAACGCGCTGACGATCGCCCGGTGGCTCGACGCGCAGCCCGAGGTCGCGAACGTGGACCACGCGGGGCTGGAGTCCAACCCCTACCACGACCTCGCGACGCGCTACCTGCCGCGTGGGGCCGGTTCGGTGTTCGCCTTCTCGCTCGCGGGCGGACGGGACGCCGCCCAGCGGTTCGTCGACGCACTCGGCCTGTTCAGTCGCATGACGCACCTCGGCGACGTCCGGTCACTCATCCTGCATCCGGCGTCGACGACGCATGCCCAGCGGACGCCCGAGGAACGCGCCGCAACCGGCATCGACGAGGGCCTGCTGCGCGTCTCGGTCGGCATCGAGGACGTCGAGGACCTGATCCGCGACCTCGAGCGCGGCTTGGCGGCGGTCCGGTCCGCCGAGGGGCCGGGGGTCGGTCTGCCCGCCGACGGTCCGGGAGGCCCGACACCGGTCGCGGAGACCGCGACCGTGGACGAAGACGTCCGGTCCGGCGAGTTCGGCGCTCCCCACATCGTGCTCGAGGAGATCTGA
- a CDS encoding M50 family metallopeptidase, which produces MPSSALLVALLVGAALPFVPAVGRVARIATTIVHEVGHCVVVVPFGGRIRRIDLHADGSGEAWVDLGRVPRAARWAVRLGNLYAGYSAPLWAGALLVIGSVHADRVLTTAVLGVAAVVAVLFVRNAFGVLVVVGFAAVAVWVAVRPSEWTVLVVTAIGALFVVDGVRSVVRVAGWIATGAPVRTDFHIVASEYRLPAAVWYVLFVLVELGVVWLARAPLGAVVDTVAVGLRTLVVGVVP; this is translated from the coding sequence GTGCCGTCCTCCGCGCTCCTGGTCGCCCTGCTCGTCGGGGCGGCGCTGCCCTTCGTGCCCGCCGTCGGACGCGTCGCCCGGATCGCCACGACCATCGTGCACGAGGTCGGCCACTGCGTCGTCGTCGTGCCGTTCGGCGGCCGCATCCGCCGGATCGACCTCCACGCGGACGGCTCGGGAGAGGCATGGGTCGACCTCGGTCGCGTCCCCCGCGCCGCGCGGTGGGCGGTCCGGCTCGGCAACCTCTACGCCGGGTACTCGGCACCGCTCTGGGCCGGGGCCCTGCTCGTGATCGGGTCCGTGCACGCCGACCGCGTGCTCACGACTGCCGTCCTCGGCGTCGCCGCCGTGGTCGCCGTCCTGTTCGTCCGGAACGCCTTCGGCGTCCTGGTCGTCGTCGGGTTCGCGGCCGTCGCCGTCTGGGTCGCGGTGCGTCCCTCGGAGTGGACCGTGCTCGTCGTCACTGCGATCGGCGCGCTGTTCGTCGTCGACGGTGTGCGGTCGGTCGTGCGGGTGGCCGGCTGGATCGCCACCGGCGCTCCGGTCCGGACGGACTTCCACATCGTCGCGAGCGAGTACCGGCTCCCCGCAGCGGTCTGGTACGTCCTGTTCGTGCTCGTGGAACTCGGCGTCGTCTGGCTGGCGCGTGCCCCGCTCGGCGCGGTCGTCGACACGGTCGCGGTCGGTCTGCGGACGCTCGTCGTGGGGGTGGTGCCGTAA
- the rsgA gene encoding ribosome small subunit-dependent GTPase A — translation MSWFDGGDDDDLDEPYGQYDESAVRVRPNPKGSRPRTKQRPTHEDATPGWVTNVDRGRFGVLVGGGPLDAESGQARVITATKARELGKKAVVTGDHVSLVGDVSGDEGSLARIVKVADRSTFLRRSADDTDDVERVIVANADQMLIVIAAADPEPRPRLVDRYLVAAFDAGLDPVLCITKTDLADPEPFLAHFACLDLRVVTSAAGDVPFDAFAAVLRDQVTVTVGHSGVGKSTLVNALTGASRATGVVNAVTGRGRHTSSSSIALPVHGGGWIIDTPGVRSFGLGHVQPENVFRAFAAHAVPVREPADGIPLDQAHDWEIVDRVQDGELGPTGIERLDSFRALLTGMGELDPGAD, via the coding sequence ATGAGCTGGTTCGACGGCGGGGACGACGACGACCTCGACGAACCGTACGGGCAGTACGACGAGTCCGCGGTGCGGGTGCGGCCGAACCCGAAGGGCAGTCGTCCGCGCACCAAGCAGCGCCCCACCCACGAGGACGCCACGCCCGGCTGGGTGACGAACGTCGACCGCGGACGGTTCGGCGTGCTCGTCGGGGGCGGTCCGCTCGACGCCGAGTCCGGCCAGGCCCGGGTGATCACCGCCACGAAGGCGCGCGAGCTCGGCAAGAAGGCCGTCGTGACCGGTGACCACGTGTCGCTCGTCGGCGACGTGAGCGGCGACGAGGGCTCCCTCGCCCGCATCGTGAAGGTCGCGGACCGCTCGACGTTCCTCCGCCGCAGCGCGGACGACACGGACGACGTCGAACGCGTCATCGTCGCGAACGCGGACCAGATGCTCATCGTCATCGCCGCGGCGGACCCCGAGCCCCGGCCCCGGCTCGTCGACCGGTACCTCGTGGCCGCCTTCGACGCCGGGCTCGACCCGGTGCTCTGCATCACGAAGACCGACCTCGCCGACCCGGAGCCGTTCCTCGCGCACTTCGCGTGCCTCGACCTGCGCGTCGTCACGAGCGCCGCGGGTGACGTGCCGTTCGACGCGTTCGCGGCCGTGCTCCGTGACCAGGTGACGGTGACGGTCGGACACTCGGGCGTCGGCAAGTCCACGCTCGTGAACGCCCTGACCGGGGCCTCCCGGGCGACCGGCGTCGTGAACGCGGTCACCGGACGCGGGCGCCACACGTCGTCGTCCTCGATCGCGCTGCCGGTGCACGGCGGCGGCTGGATCATCGACACCCCCGGCGTGCGGTCGTTCGGCCTCGGGCACGTGCAGCCCGAGAACGTGTTCCGCGCGTTCGCCGCGCACGCGGTGCCGGTCCGCGAGCCCGCCGACGGCATACCGCTCGACCAGGCGCACGACTGGGAGATCGTCGACCGGGTCCAGGACGGCGAGCTCGGCCCCACGGGCATCGAGCGGCTCGACTCGTTCCGCGCGCTGCTCACGGGCATGGGCGAGCTGGACCCGGGCGCGGACTGA
- a CDS encoding inositol monophosphatase family protein, whose amino-acid sequence MDLAADLAFARSLADTADAISLARFRAADLHVDVKADRTHVTDADQAVEAALRERIAAERPDDTFLGEESTAAAGTTARSSGHRQWVIDPIDGTANYLRGVPVWATLIALAVDGVPRVGVVSAPAMGKRWWGATGLGASSSEGPLRVSGVAELADASVSYQSLQDWDEAGRLDGLLRLSRSVWRTRAYGEAWAYMMVAEGTLDVAGEGDLKPWDMAAIVPVVEEAGGRFTSLDGEPGPWHGTALATNGLLHDAVVRTIRG is encoded by the coding sequence GTGGACCTCGCCGCCGACCTCGCGTTCGCCCGTTCCCTGGCCGACACGGCGGACGCGATCAGCCTCGCCCGCTTCCGGGCGGCCGACCTGCACGTCGACGTCAAGGCCGACCGCACGCACGTGACCGACGCCGACCAGGCGGTCGAGGCGGCCCTCCGCGAGCGGATCGCGGCCGAGCGCCCCGACGACACGTTCCTCGGCGAGGAGTCGACCGCCGCCGCTGGGACCACCGCGAGGAGTTCCGGACACCGGCAGTGGGTGATCGACCCGATCGACGGCACGGCGAACTACCTGCGCGGCGTGCCCGTGTGGGCGACGCTCATCGCCCTGGCCGTCGACGGCGTCCCCCGGGTCGGCGTCGTGTCCGCCCCCGCGATGGGCAAGCGGTGGTGGGGGGCGACGGGACTCGGGGCTTCCTCGTCGGAGGGTCCCCTGCGGGTGTCGGGAGTGGCGGAGCTGGCGGACGCCTCGGTGAGCTACCAGAGCCTCCAGGACTGGGACGAGGCCGGGCGGCTCGACGGCCTCCTGCGGTTGTCCCGGTCCGTCTGGCGGACCCGTGCCTACGGCGAGGCCTGGGCCTACATGATGGTCGCCGAGGGCACCCTCGACGTCGCGGGCGAGGGCGACCTGAAGCCGTGGGACATGGCGGCGATCGTCCCCGTGGTCGAGGAGGCGGGCGGGCGGTTCACGTCGCTCGACGGCGAGCCCGGCCCGTGGCACGGCACCGCCCTCGCGACGAACGGGCTCCTGCACGACGCGGTCGTGCGCACCATCCGCGGGTAG